CCTGTCATCAATGATTTTCCTTTTGTTGGTTTATACATGAATATCTATGAATTTTTTCAGGTATGGATGTGAGGATCATAACATATGAGATTGTTTAGACAATATCATttatcttaagaaggttctcagtATGAAACAATGTTCTtagtagaaaaaaaattaaacccaTAGTATAAATCagtagaaaaaaaattaaacccaTAGCAtaaacccgcagcatcgcgcgggaatACTACCTAGTGGGATCAATAACAACATGTTTGCTTCCAAGGGGAGGAGCAGGGCAGATCCTATTTTCCTAGAGGTCATGGATCTGATCAAGGGTCTTTATGGAACAGACCAAAATATGAACACAAGAACTTAAAATATTCCAGCAGCCTTTGGCTTCTGTTAAACTACATTTTCTACTGTATTATCTCACATGTGGGGTTTGAAATAAACTGTGGTTGTTATTGTTGCACTTTTACATTGATTGTTTTGAAGTTCATATTTTGGGTTTCTTCCAATATTCTCAGATTGAAGCAAGGAAATGACCACTTGAAGGCTCAAATAGAATTTTTTGAGGGGATTTCTGGAACAGATGAGTTGGGATGACTTTTCCCACACAAGAATACACTCACCCCAAGCTTCAGTGATTTGCATTTGCTAATTTTTGGTCTTGTGTCTATTTGTGCATATGTATCTTATTTTGCTAATCTTGTTATAGATTAGTGTAGCCTTAATTATTGATGTACaaacaaaataattatttttaattcAAGGAATAAAAAGAAGGTCTGGAATGACATTGGGGTACAGttcttttttttagtttttttttttaaatttttataataTTAAATGCAAGGAATGATATGCAAGGAATTTTCCTTGTATATCAGCTAACCATGGTTAACCTTAGGTGTTCAATTTCTTGCATTTGAGATGaacaattccttgcatttggtgaactcaaatgcaaggaattttggGTCGTTGTATTTGCTCTTTTGCAAGGGCCTCTTTGCAAGGACTCAAATGTAAGGAacattccttgcatttgggttaatgcaaggaattttcagttttttacaaggaaaaaattccttgcaaaaggtcatttttcttgtagtgcaataaacaagctaaataatattagtaggcatataaagATTTTGTGCGAcccaaatgatcaaaattaaaaatcgataGATTTGGCATTATCTATATATTTAACACGTATTAATATGTATCacgtaaaaaaattaactcggTCAGCCGTTATTTTCATAAGAGGTCAATCCAATATATGCTCCTGCTTCCTTAAGGGGAGCCGAATCATAGGGAGATGAAGTCCCAAATTTTTTGCATGAGTGTGAGAGTTGACTAATCGAGAAAAAAAAGTTGCGAGGGAGTGGTTATGAGCATTTTAATTTGATGGGTATTTAGAGTTTAGAATTGATCACGTGAATCGAGGATTAAACGACaacaaaaatatgtaatttttttttaccatatcCATATTTCTCTGCCTTGATCACATGCAAAGGTCAAATTTGTCAAATTCTATTTTATCCACCTTATTCATTTTGGAATGTATAATTTTCTGTACAACCAATAAACATGCTAAACAATATTAGTACCATATAAAGATTGTGTGTTACCtaaatgatcaaaattgaaaattgatagttttggcattacttatatatttaacGCATATTAATAGATACCGTGTAAAAAAATTATCTCAATCAATCGTCTTATGCATATTGGTCAAAGACGTCAACCCAATACGCTCATGCTTCTCTAAAAGCAGCCGAATCATGGGGAGATAAACATCCCGAATTTTTTACATGACGTCATACACCTTGTTCCCTCTAGAGTGTGAGTGCTTACTCATCAAGAAAAAAAGTTGCGAGAGAGTGGTTACAAGTGTTTTAGATTGATGGGTATTGAGAGTTTATGGTTGACTACATGGATTGAGACTAAAACGATGACGAAaacatttaaattttttaccatagcCATATTTCCCCGTTTGAATCACATCTAATGGTCAAATTTGCAAAATTCTAATTCCTCCACCATATTCATTTTGGAAGGCATATTTTTTGCTATAATCAATAAACATGGTAGACAAcattaatatgtatatataaagaTTTTAGGCAATCAAAAATTATTGGAAATCAATAGATTTAACATTAGTAAATACATgaataatttcaaatatatcgATTACTCGATTacttaataaaattaaaatgcatACTTATCTATGCTATTATTAAGAGAGAAGGGTTCGCTTTCCGTAGCTGATTTTTTTTACTGATTTACCCCTCAACTATTAAAATactttgaaacaaaaaaaatcaataaagacACTAAAGTCAATTTGGaaaccaaaataataaaataaataaataaaagtggcATGAAACGTGAGTTTCTATCCGTTCCCACTACTTTCAAGTTTTAACTACCTCTCCacactttttgaattttttttttttttgaaaaagttcTCTCACAGTGTATGGGATCATgctagttttaattaaaataagattttcttttataattaaCTTTAAATGATtacttattttttcttcttataaAAATTACACATTTCTTTCATCATAAATTGCTCAACATttgtgtcaaaaaaaaaaacagaagctaAACATTTTAGTATAATTTAATAAATCcgtttattataattttttacaagttttaataaattaaatttaaaaaaaataaaagaaattaagttGTCCTTTTGTCCTTTGCCAAAAAAAGCCTAACAAATTGCAGTCCGGACTCCGAGGGCTGGAACTTTTGCAGGCGAGACAACAGCTAGGTGGCTTCCCCGTTGTGCCAACCAATCTCCACCAATCTCAACTAAATGCTTCTCGTTCAGTTGTAATATATCCACTAGTCAGACTCTTCTTCCACCTAATTTCTGGTTTTTCACTCCCTCACGGCTCCACTCCACCGACTCTTCTTCCACCTCCAAAAGACAAAGCCCAGAGCCCCAGAGAGCCTGACAATTCATATTAGTGGTGAGTTTGCATGCAGCTTCCCCAATCATACAATTGCATCAGATGATAGATATAACCCTATCCACCATACCCACCATTGTTAGGACAAAGCAACCATCTTGATGCCTTCTCTACTGCCCTACAACATACAATTCGATCTCGAAAGCTGAATCGATCGAGGAATGCTCTGTAAAGGTCCTTCGAAAAGGCTCACCGCTCACCAGGTTTTAGGTAATTTAAGTAATGATTGCAGTAACAGAATTTGCTCAAATAAACACGTTCCTTGAGAATCTGAGATCATTCTAGCTAGCATCTGTAATATGAAACGAGTTAAAGTTGAAAGTTTATTTGTTACTTTCTTCACCTTGATGCAGGAGCTAGAGGCTGAAATTTCAATACCGAACTACGACTTATTGGAAGAATACCTGAAAACAGATGACCCCTTTCCGATTAGTCACAAAAAAACCCGCACCAAAGCACGGGCTCATTTACTAGTCTGCTGTATCGGAAGCTAGGCTTTCTCTCATGGAGACGCATATGAAGCTCCAGCCACACGTGCTACTACTGCCCTTCCCAGCACAAGGCCACATCAAGCCCATGCTAGCCTTGGCGCAGCTTCTCTGCCACGCCGGCATCCACGTCACCTTCCTCAACACCGAGCACAACCACCGCCAGCTCACCCAACGCCAAGCCCTCTCCGCCCGATTCCCTACTCTCCACTTCCACTCCATCTCCGACAACCTCCCCTCCGATAATCCACGCTCCCTTTCCTCTAATTTCATGGACATAGTCACGTCCTTGAGGTCCAAAACGGCGCCACTCCTGCATCAACTCCTGGTCTCCCTCACAAGCAAAATCGACGTCGGCTCTGCAGCTCAGCTGCCTCCTTTGGGCTGTGTGATAACAGACTGGCTCATGTGTTTCGCAATTGAAGCGGCGGAGGAGGTCGGGATTCCCGTGATTGCCTTCCGCACCACCAGCGCTTGCAGCTTCTGGTGTGACTCATGCATCCCCAAGCTAATTGAAGAAGCTCAGCTGCCTTTTGGAGGTCAGTAACTGCCTGCCATACTGGCCAATGATTGATTCGTTTCCTTGCATGTTTTTATCCTATCTCGGTTATATATGATCGTCAATTATAGAtaagtatcacattgataattgCTAATTTTAGATAAATTCGTTCCCTTAGTACATTTGCTCCTAGAGTTAGATggtatttgaaaagaaaatttgtcaCAAATATTAAATTTGATTAGATTCAATTTTCATGTTTCTAATTAGTTTTATATTTGATTGCACTCGTGAAAAAAATGCATGTTTTTAATTACTTTGAACAGATGAAGATATGGATATGACGGTGAGAGGCATTCTTGGGATGGAATGCCTTTTACGACGAAGGGACCTACCGAGTACTTGCAGATTACCAATCGAGCACCCGGTTATGCAGTTTTACATGGAAGAGGCCAGATCCATAACTCGAGCTTCCAGTCTCATTATTAACACCTTCGACGACCTCGAGTCCTCAGTTCTCTCCCACATTGCCTCTCGATTTTCAAATATTTACACCGTCGGACCATTGCATGCTCTCCTCAAATCCCGTTTCGTGGACGACAACCCATCTTCCTCATCCTCCGCCGCCGCCTCTTTGCGCCAAGAAGACCGTCGTTGCATGATGTGGCTGGACTCCCAAAGGGTTGGGTCTGTAATTTTCGTGAGCTTCGGAAGTGTAGTGAAACTAACACGTGTTCAATTACTAGAGTTTTGGCACGGATTGGTTAATAGTGGGTCCCCTTTTCTATGGGTCATCCGCTCAGATTTGCTACGGAGTAGCGCAGCAGAGCACGCAAGTCACCTGACCCCGGCAGAGTTGGAGATAGGTACAAAAGAACGGGGGTTTATAGTGGATTGGGCCCCGCAAGAAGAGGTCCTGGCCCATGAAACTGTGGTTGGGTTTTTGACCCATAGCGGGTGGAATTCAACACTGGAGGCAATTTGGGCCGGAGTCCCAATGCTTTGCTGGCCCCAACTAGCCGACCAACAGGTGAATAGTAGATGGGTTGGAGAGGTTTGGAAGATTGGGGTTGACATGAAGGACACATGTGATAGATCGACGATCGAGAAGATGATCAAAACCTTAATGGAAGGTAAAGAAAGAGATATGATTTCAAGGTCGGTTGATCAATTTGCAAAACTGGCGCAAACTTCTGTGAGTGAAAGTGGCTCTTCATATCATAACCTAGAGAAACTTATTCAATACTTGAGAGAAATTTATGATTTGATTTGTATAAGATTCACAGTTTCATACTTGTATATGCAAGAAGTTCAGTTAGGACTTCACAATCATGTCCTACTCGCTTGAAAAGCTATACTTATCTAAAGATCTTCACTCACCCACCATTCATTAATGTGTCCAATTAAAGTTGCATCTTTCTTGCGCGTGTCACCTCTGATGCTCCTCTAACTAAAACCATTCAAGCTAGCTCATATTGTCATAAGCTTAAGCAcgtattaaaaataaataaataatcaaataaAATTAATGTAGTGTCAGAAAAAACTTGACATGATACTGTGATGCATTGATATAAAAAATGACAGACACCATTAGACAAACTCAGGATTTTTCATGAGAATGTTAGCTTCTTTTAAAACTTTCAATTTGCTGAAGACGTCTCATACGAATCTAAGAATTTTAATAGCATGGTAAAGTTTTATTACATTAGAATATACAAATCTATACGTTGAGCCAATTTATAGATAAATGAATACTTTATTTGAAAATTCTTCTATACATGTATACACGCATGATCCAGTGTTATGTGAGACCTTGCAAAGAACATAGTAGAAAGTCTCCGCAATGCTCATACTCTATCGGATCATGTGTATATCCCGTGCACGCATGTAAAGTTGAAATTCCCTACTTTCTCAACCCTTTTATCAAAAaacttacaattattttcatttgAATTAGATACGTACATAATATACTATCCGCGGGAAGATTTTAATGTAAATAAGAGAAGCATGACAAGCACAAAAAGTTTAGCTCGCCCTATTTCCTAATAAAAAGCCAAACCCAATGGacaatgataatgactattcagtATGGATTGGACCTATGCCAATTCTCTTTCACTATGTATGACTACTACATTATCTTCAATAATTGATCCAACACCATGTGAGTCCCTATAAAGAACACAATAGAAATTTCCTATAATGTTCATACACTGTTGGATCATGGATATATGCCGTCCACGCGTGTTTAGTTGAAATTCCCTACTTTCtcaatcctttcaaaaaaaaaaacttacaatTATATTCATTTGAATTAGATACATAACTTTATAATATCTGTGGGGGGATTTTAACATAAATAAGAGAAGCATGACAAGCACAAAAAGTTTAGCTCTGCAATACTTCTTGACAAAAAACCAAACTGAATGGacaatgataatgactattcggTATGGATTGGACCTATGCCAACTCTCTTTCACTTAGAATTATATTCATTTCAATTTTATACGTAACTTTATACTATCCGCAAGGAAATTTTAACGTAAATAAGAAAAACATGACAAGCATACATAGAGTTTAGTTTTGCACTATTTCCTGACAAAAAGCCTAATCCAATGGACGATGATAAAGTACCACTTGAATGAGAGTCGAGTACTGTTTATTTTAGTGAGAGAAGCTCCTGCTTCTCTCATACCCAGGCTCTCCCTTCTCTGTAGCAACCTTTTTTTCCCCAAATTTTCCTCACCCATGTGGTGATTCCTCATCCTCTGTGGTGATTCCTCACCCAAGTGGTgttttgatttccttgttttcctcttcttttgcaTCTGATTTTGTCCTCACTGTTTCAAATATGCTTTTAGATCTTAGATATGAATCTCTAAGATTTATTCTCAGTTTTGTTCTCAT
Above is a genomic segment from Rosa chinensis cultivar Old Blush chromosome 3, RchiOBHm-V2, whole genome shotgun sequence containing:
- the LOC112191756 gene encoding 7-deoxyloganetic acid glucosyltransferase; this encodes METHMKLQPHVLLLPFPAQGHIKPMLALAQLLCHAGIHVTFLNTEHNHRQLTQRQALSARFPTLHFHSISDNLPSDNPRSLSSNFMDIVTSLRSKTAPLLHQLLVSLTSKIDVGSAAQLPPLGCVITDWLMCFAIEAAEEVGIPVIAFRTTSACSFWCDSCIPKLIEEAQLPFGDEDMDMTVRGILGMECLLRRRDLPSTCRLPIEHPVMQFYMEEARSITRASSLIINTFDDLESSVLSHIASRFSNIYTVGPLHALLKSRFVDDNPSSSSSAAASLRQEDRRCMMWLDSQRVGSVIFVSFGSVVKLTRVQLLEFWHGLVNSGSPFLWVIRSDLLRSSAAEHASHLTPAELEIGTKERGFIVDWAPQEEVLAHETVVGFLTHSGWNSTLEAIWAGVPMLCWPQLADQQVNSRWVGEVWKIGVDMKDTCDRSTIEKMIKTLMEGKERDMISRSVDQFAKLAQTSVSESGSSYHNLEKLIQYLREIYDLICIRFTVSYLYMQEVQLGLHNHVLLA